A genomic window from Stigmatopora argus isolate UIUO_Sarg chromosome 13, RoL_Sarg_1.0, whole genome shotgun sequence includes:
- the lcp1 gene encoding plastin-2, whose translation MADTSSIAPEELDDLKEAFAKIDIDGNGFISKGELTELFRAANLALPGFRVREIINEMTSTSEKLSFQQFTEIVRGLKSTEVGKTFRKAINKKEGIRNVAGTSEQAGTQHSYSEEEKVAFVNWINKALEKDPDCNHVLPADPDTDELFTAVGDGIILCKMINLSVEDTIDERTINKKKLTPFTIQENLNLALNSASAIGCHVVNIGAEDLKEGRQHLVLGLLWQIIKIGLFADIELSRNEALIALLRDGESLEDLMKLSPEELLLRWANFHLEGAKVPKINNFSSDIKDSRAYFNLLHQVAPKGNDPLGPPIKIDMTGIQEKDETMRAELMLEQADKLGCRQFVTATDVVRGNPKLNLAFVANLFHKYPALKKPDNQDIDWGSIEGETREERTFRNWINSLGVHPRVNHLYADLADALAIFQLYEKIKIPVDWERVNKPPYPKLGSNMKKLENCNYAVELGKKAKFSLVGIGGHDLHAGNRTLTLALLWQLMRRYTLNILEDLGDGQKVNDDTIVSWTNQKLAGAKKTSCISSFKDPSIGSSMPVLDLIDAVQPGSIRYDLLKRNQLGPEDKFNNAKYAISTARKVGARVYAIPEDLVEVKPKMVMTVFACLMARAIKRA comes from the exons ATGGCCGACACGTCAAGCATCGCCCCGGAGGAGCTGGACGACCTAAAAGAAGCCTTCGCCAAGATCG ACATCGACGGAAACGGCTTCATCAGCAAAGGAGAACTCACCGAGCTCTTCCGGGCCGCCAACCTGGCCCTGCCGGGTTTCAGGGTCCGGGAGATTATCAACGAGATGACCAGCACCAGCGAGAAGCTCAGCTTCCAGCAGTTCACTGAG ATCGTTAGAGGCCTGAAGAGCACCGAGGTGGGTAAGACCTTTCGGAAGGCCATCAACAAGAAGGAGGGGATCCGGAACGTGGCCGGAACCTCGGAACAGGCCGGCACGCAACACTCGTACTCGG AGGAGGAGAAGGTGGCCTTCGTCAATTGGATCAATAAAGCTCTGGAGAAAGACCCCGACTGCAATCACGTCCTGCCCGCCGACCCGGACACGGACGAGCTGTTCACGGCCGTGGGAGACGGGATCATTCTCTG CAAGATGATCAACCTGTCGGTGGAAGACACCATCGACGAGCGCACCATCAACAAGAAGAAGCTGACCCCCTTCACCATCCAGGAGAACCTGAACCTGGCCCTCAACTCGGCCTCGGCCATCGGGTGCCACGTGGTCAACATCGGCGCCGAGGACCTAAAGGAAGGCCGGCAGCACCTGGTTCTCGGCTTGCTCTGGCAGATCATCAAGATCGGATTGTTCGCCGACATCGAGCTCAGCCGGAACGAAG CTCTGATCGCTCTGCTGAGAGACGGAGAAAGTCTGGAGGACTTGATGAAGCTGTCCCCGGAGGAGCTTCTGCTACGCTGGGCCAACTTTCACCTAGAGGGCGCCAAAGTGCCCAAGATCAACAACTTTAGCTCCGACATCAAG GACTCCAGGGCGTACTTCAACCTTCTGCATCAGGTGGCGCCCAAAGGCAACGACCCCCTCGGACCTCCCATCAAAATCGACATGACCGGAATCCAG gAGAAAGACGAAACCATGCGCGCCGAGTTGATGCTGGAGCAGGCGGACAAACTGGGGTGTCGCCAGTTCGTGACGGCGACCGACGTGGTCCGCGGGAACCCCAAACTCAACCTGGCCTTCGTGGCCAACCTCTTCCACAAGTACCCCGCTCTGAAGAAACCCGACAACCAGGACATCGACTGGGGCTCCATCGAAG GAGAAACCAGAGAAGAACGCACTTTCCGGAACTGGATCAACTCCTTGGGCGTCCACCCTCGTGTCAATCATCTCTACGC CGACCTCGCCGACGCGCTGGCCATCTTCCAGCTCTACGAGAAGATCAAAATTCCGGTGGACTGGGAGCGCGTCAACAAGCCGCCGTACCCCAAACTGGGTAGCAACATGAAAAAG CTGGAGAATTGCAACTACGCAGTAGAGCTGGGCAAAAAGGCCAAATTCTCACTGGTGGGCATCGGCGGCCACGACCTGCACGCCGGAAATCGGACCCTCACGCTGGCTCTGCTGTGGCAGCTCATGAGGAG GTACACGCTGAACATCCTGGAGGACCTCGGCGACGGGCAGAAGGTCAACGACGACACCATCGTATCGTGGACCAATCAGAAGCTGGCAGGAGCCAAGAAGACTTCCTGCATCTCCAGTTTTAAA GACCCCTCCATCGGCAGCAGCATGCCGGTTCTGGACCTGATCGACGCCGTCCAGCCCGGATCCATCCGCTACGACCTCCTTAAGAGAAACCAGTTGGGGCCTGAAGATAAATTCAACAATGCCAA GTACGCCATCTCGACGGCGAGGAAAGTGGGCGCCCGCGTGTACGCCATTCCCGAGGACTTGGTGGAGGTCAAACCCAAGATGGTGATGACCGTTTTCGCCTGCCTGATGGCGCGCGCCATCAAGCGGGCATAA
- the nek5 gene encoding serine/threonine-protein kinase Nek5, with protein MDDYDVLRPIGEGAFGKAYLVRAKAANHDDAPCVVKMINLVKMSSKEKEAAKKEVALLSNLKHDNIVAFIHSFQDRGSLYIVMEYCDGGDLMMKINTQKGVFFTEQQILAWFVQICLGLKHIHDRKILHRDIKSQNIFLAEGDVKIKLGDFGIARTLTHTLELAKTCVGTPLYLSPEICENRPYNNKTDIWSLGCVLYELCTLRHPFEGSSLSQLLSKICRGRYNPVSARYSHDLRQLITHLFKVNPRERPSVSSVLQRPFLNSHAPERSHQHKVPPIHPCEATTERKMKKCNAPVKKITVKPEWRVCSPAYYPPSHRPVRLLHAAAGDAIGDSDRKIGQYEQYFVQLDAFNGVDVWPTPSPAPRLPLEPSLLPCEPFEDVVAPPLEPYQLVAAAREDYLQRRQEAFQYKLRAEKQLGLRPSTAESCWADKAWSDDTTEQPRAPVGRKRDGQQDYLKQLEAIRQQYQQDVKHMRLRAEAEPPCGHDVLVLDKEEQACTTQPKEPQQIQSVQDIEAALRKIREDNRKQRRDLQHKNQKGIMFEICLDPESRTSEGEDDETPKEVEDCAQPRRGWSRRPPKTLMDALVHLDVDPGETMDVQLGDGDDDDDEEEEEGGRRQWVPEPPKSLLAALGQANITTSTVDSRSTDTDEDEDEDAVSDHQRLEPESDDDDTNFEESDDELGPPPPPSDSMRNLFVSPDDDDDHTDAGSVTLEGGHAGESPA; from the exons ATGGACGACTACGACGTGTTGCGTCCCATCGGAGAGGGTGCGTTTGGGAAGGCTTACCTGGTCCGAGCCAAGGCCGCCAATCATGACGACGCGCCATGTGTGGTCAAAATGATCAACCTCGTAAAG ATGTCAAGTAAGGAGAAGGAAGCGGCGAAGAAGGAAGTGGCACTTTTGTCCAACCTGAAACATGACAATATTGTAGCCTTCATTCACTCCTTCcaag ACAGAGGGAGCCTGTACATTGTGATGGAATACTGTGACGGAGGAGATCTAATGATGAAGATCAATACGCAGAAAGGAGTCTTCTTCACTGAGCAGCAG ATCCTGGCTTGGTTTGTTCAGATTTGCCTCGGCCTTAAACACATTCACGACAGGAAAATTTTGCACCGAGACATTAAAAGTCAG AACATTTTTTTGGCGGAGGGAGATGTCAAAATCAAACTGGGCGACTTTGGCATTGCAAGGACTTTGACTCA CACTCTGGAGCTGGCCAAGACCTGTGTGGGGACTCCACTCTACCTCTCTCCAGAGATCTGTGAAAATCGCCCTTACAACAACAAAAC GGACATCTGGTCTTTGGGCTGTGTCCTCTATGAACTCTGCACTCTAAGACATCCA TTTGAAGGCAGCAGTCTGAGTCAGCTGCTCAGCAAAATATGCAGGGGGCGCTACAACCCCGTGTCGGCCCGTTACTCGCACGACCTTCGCCAGCTCATCACGCATCTCTTCAAG GTTAACCCTCGCGAACGCCCCTCCGTCAGCTCCGTCCTCCAGCGGCCTTTCCTCAACAGCCATGCTCCG GAGAGGAGTCACCAGCACAAAGTACCGCCTATTCACCCATGTGAAGCGACAACAG agaggaagatgaagaagtGCAACGCACCGGTGAAAAAAATTACTGTCAAGCCAGAATGGCGAGTGTGCAGCCCTGCTTACTACCCG CCCTCCCACCGACCAGTGCGACTTCTTCACGCCGCAGCAGGAGACGCCATTGGGGATTCAGATAGAAA GATTGGACAGTACGAGCAATACTTTGTCCAGTTGGATGCCTTTAACGGGGTGGACGTCTGGCCTACTCCGTCACCTGCCCCTCGTCTTCCTCTTGAGCCTTCTCTTCTTCCCTGTGAGCCATTCGAAGATGTTGTCGCTCCACCGTTGGAACCTTATCAGCT GGTGGCAGCAGCTCGTGAAGACTACCTCCAGAGGAGGCAGGAGGCCTTCCAATACAAGCTGAGGGCGGAGAAACAGCTG GGTCTACGTCCGAGCACGGCGGAGAGCTGCTGGGCCGACAAAGCGTGGAGCGATGACACGACAGAGCAACCGCGGGCACCTGTGGGTAGAAAGCGGGACGGCCAACAG GATTACCTGAAGCAACTAGAGGCCATCAGACAGCAATATCAGCAGGACGTGAAACATATGAGGTTGAGAGCTGAGGCagag CCGCCATGCGGACACGACGTGCTTGTGCTGGACAAAGAAGAGCAAGCTTGTACGACGCAGCCCAAAGAACCGCAACAAATTCAATCCGTGCAG GACATTGAAGCAGCTTTGAGGAAAATCAGGGAGGATAACAGGAAACAGAGGAGAGACCTGCAACACAAGAATCAG AAGGGAATCATGTTCGAGATCTGTCTGGACCCGGAAAGCCGCACCTCGGAGGGGGAAGACGACGAGACGCCGAAGGAGGTGGAGGATTGTGCTCAACCCAGGAGGGGGTGGAGCCGGAGACCACCCAAGACACTCATGGACGCTCTGGTCCACTTGGACGTGGACCCCGGGGAGACCATGGATGTTCAGCTAG GTGatggcgacgacgacgacgatgaagaagaagaggagggagGTCGCCGGCAGTGGGTTCCCGAGCCCCCCAAGTCCTTACTGGCTGCCCTGGGCCAGGCCAACATCACGACCTCCACCGTGGACTCGAGAAGCACAG ACacggacgaggacgaggacgaggacgcgGTGAGCGACCACCAGCGTCTGGAGCCCGAGTCGGACGACGACGATAC CAACTTTGAAGAGTCGGACGACGAGCTCGggcctcctccgccgccgtctGACTCCATGAGGAATTTATTTGTCTCCcccgatgacgacgacgatcaCACCGACGCTGGATCGGTGACGTTGGAAGGCGGCCATGCTGGAGAATCCCCAGCTTGA
- the dhrs12 gene encoding dehydrogenase/reductase SDR family member 12, with translation MSMYRNAVWFMKGLQEYTKSGYEAAAKTFVASDLDVNVSGRSFLITGANSGLGKATAQEIANRGGIVHMLCRNKGRAEAAKEEIVQLSKNQNVHIHIVDMSSAKQVWEFAQSFSQTHDLHVLINNAGCMVNQRELTEEGLEKNFATNTLGTYILTTALIPALKKAKDPRVVTVSSGGMLTQKLNVDDLQFETGAFDGTMAYAQNKRQQVILTERWCTQHKEVHFSSMHPGWADTPAVQSSMPSFHAKMQDKLRTEVMGADTVVWLAVSEAAAKQPSGLFFQDRRAVATHLPLAWSKSTIQDQDKLLAALQELALKFKP, from the exons ATGTCCATGTACAGGAACGCAGTATGGTTTATGAAAGGACTACAAGAATATACCAA AAGCGGTTACGAGGCAGCCGCCAAGACATTTGTAGCGTCTGATCTGGACGTGAACGTAAGTGGGCGCTCGTTCCTGATCACGGGGGCCAACAGCGGCCTGGGCAAAGCCACTGCGCAAGAAATCGCCAACAGAG GGGGAATTGTACACATGCTGTGTCGTAACAAGGGGAGAGCCGAGGCTGCCAAGGAGGAAATTGTGCAGCTCAGTAAGAACCAG AACGTTCACATCCACATCGTGGACATGTCCAGTGCAAAACAAGTGTGGGAGTTTGCGCAGAGTTTTTCTCAGACTCATGACCTGCACGTGTTG ATCAACAATGCCGGCTGTATGGTCAATCAGCGGGAGCTGACAGAGGAAGGTTTGGAGAAGAACTTTGCTACCAATACGCTCG GCACATACATCCTCACTACTGCACTCATCCCAGCTTTGAAGAAGGCGAAGGATCCCCGAGTG GTGACGGTGTCGTCGGGCGGTATGCTAACGCAAAAACTCAACGTGGACGACCTGCAGTTTGAGACGGGAGCCTTTGATGGCACTATGGCCTACGCTCAGAATAAA AGGCAGCAGGTCATACTGACCGAGAGATGGTGCACACAGCACAAAGAGGTCCACTTTTCCTCCATGCATCCTGGATGGGCCGACACAccgg CCGTGCAGTCGTCCATGCCGTCTTTCCACGCCAAGATGCAGGACAAACTGCGCACGGAAGTCATGGGTGCCGACACTGTGGTGTGGCTGGCGGTGTCCGAGGCCGCTGCCAAGCAGCCTAGCGGTCTTTTCTTTCAAG ATCGGCGCGCTGTGGCTACCCACCTCCCGCTGGCCTGGTCCAAGTCCACCATCCAGGATCAAGACAAGCTCCTGGCGGCACTCCAAGAATTGGCGCTAAAGTTCAAACCTTGA
- the wdfy2 gene encoding WD repeat and FYVE domain-containing protein 2, which yields MAAEIEPRPQVRKPCLLSKIDGFQDVVSAAVIIPKEDGVISVSEDRTIRVWMKRDSGQYWPSIYHTLPTSCSCMTFNPETRRLLVGTDTGSVCEFILSEDYNKITPARTYQAHQGKVTVVLFVLEMEWLLSTGQDKTFTWHCSESGQQLGLYRTSAWVSGLQFDVETRHAFVGDQSGQVTILKVEQDTCSLVTTFKGHTGSVTVLCWDPGQRVLFSGSSDHSIIMWDIGGRKGTAIELQGHNDKVQGLCFASHTRQLISCSSDGGIVIWNMDVTRQETPEWLDSDSCQKCEQPFFWNFKQMWDSKKIGLRQHHCRKCGQALCGKCSSKRSTIPLMGFEFEVRVCDDCHASITDEDRAPTATFHDSKHAIVYLHYEPTTGCLLTSGTDKVVKLWDMTPVVS from the exons ATGGCGGCAGAAATCGAACCGCGACCACAGGTTCGGAAGCCATGTTTGCTGAGCAAAATCGACGGTTTCCAGGATGTGGTGAGCGCCGCGGTCATCATCCCCAAAGAGGATGGGGTCATCAGCGTGTCTGAAGACAG GACAATTCGAGTGTGGATGAAGCGAGACAGCGGGCAGTACTGGCCTAGCATCTACCACACTCTACCAA CCTCGTGCTCCTGTATGACCTTTAACCCAGAGACCAGGCGTTTGTTGGTGGGCACGGACACCGGAAGCGTTTGC GAGTTCATCTTGTCGGAGGATTACAATAAGATAACTCCTGCCCGCACTTACCAGG CCCACCAGGGCAAGGTGACGGTGGTCTTGTTTGTTCTGGAGATGGAGTGGCTACTGAGTACGGGTCAGGATAAGACCTTCACCTGGCACTGCTCGGAAAGCGGACAGCAGCTGGGACTGTACCGCACGTCGGCATGGGTGTCCGGACTGCA ATTCGACGTCGAGACTCGACACGCTTTTGTTGGCGACCAGTCAGGGCAAGTCACCATCTTGAAGGTGGAGCAAGACACCTGCAGCTTAGTAACCACATTCAAGGGTCACACTG GTAGCGTGACTGTTCTGTGTTGGGACCCGGGCCAGAGGGTTCTGTTTTCAGGCAGCTCGGATCACTCCATCATCATGTGGGACATTGGAGGGCGCAAAGGAACCGCCATTGAACTGCAAGGACACAA CGACAAAGTGCAAGGCTTGTGTTTCGCCTCCCACACGCGCCAGCTGATCTCGTGCAGCTCCGACGGTGGCATCGTCATATGGAACATGGACGTGACGCGACAAGAA ACTCCAGAGTGGCTCGACAGCGATTCGTGTCAAAAATGTGAACAGCCTTTCTTCTGGAACTTCAAGCAAATGTGGGACAGTAAGAAGATTGGTCTACGTCAG CATCACTGCAGGAAGTGCGGCCAAGCTCTGTGCGGAAAGTGCTCGTCCAAGCGCTCCACCATCCCGCTGATGGGCTTCGAGTTCGAAGTACGCGTATGCGACGACTGCCACGCCTCCATTACGGATGAGGA CCGCGCCCCCACGGCGACCTTCCACGACAGCAAGCACGCCATCGTGTACTTGCATTACGAGCCTACCACCGGTTGCCTGCTCACTTCCGGCACTGACAAAGTGGTAAAG CTTTGGGACATGACGCCTGTGGTATCGTGA
- the ints6 gene encoding integrator complex subunit 6, giving the protein MPVLLFLVDTSASMNQRSHLGTTYLDIAKGAVETFMKLRGRDPASRGDRYMLVNYEDIPFGIKAGWKESHATFMTELRNLQANGLTSIGQSLRTAFDLLNLNRLVTGIDNYGQGRNPFFLEPAIIIAITDGNKLTTSGGVQDELHLPLTTPLPGSELTKEPFRWDQRLFALVLRIPGHASVEPDPVGGVPSDDSPITPMCEVTGGRSYSVFSQRMLNQCLESLVQKIQSGVVINFEKTGPDPLPVDDAPPEKPGLQPWHCCHKLIYVRPNPKTGVPIGHWPIPEAFWPDQNSPTLPPRSAHPHVRFSCLDSEPMVIDKVPFDKYELEPSPLTQYILERKSPHTCWQVFVCNSAKYSDLGQPFGYLKASTALNCVNLFVMPYNYPVLLPLLDDLIKVHKFKPTLKWRQSFENYLKTMPPYYIGSLRKALRIMGAPNLLADNMEYGLSYSVVSYLKKLSQQTKMEYDRLIASIGKKAPPETGIKVRWRGGGGISLAQRRDFIQQLQSISNDAPAPLLELNPKEFQGFHLALLNKGLKPQSFRNPYDIPRSHLLDQLSRMRRNLLNTTVCTLRGCDADQLHSVPIGQMGNYQDFLKAAPQPLRDADPEQPKRLHTFGNPFKLDKKGMMIDEADEFVTSPQNKGKRPADNNMTGGGPKRRRCMSPLLRLGRAYTPPITPPASPRPTSDADDEDGDGDGDSDSDGDGDGDGEGDGEPEQIVNHLDQNHRSSPDPDPTPDSDNPSPAEAQENHSDPQHVSPRDSEDENGEEREESGGGDDDVILVGEHLPRYLSPAALKKHIQNETTKVNNELRGLITKEIRKPGRHYEKIFYFLKQIQGTLDTRLIFLQNIIKEAARFKKRVLIEQLENFLEEIHNRSNNINHVDAL; this is encoded by the exons ATGCCCGTTTTACTTTTCCTGGTAGACACGTCCGCGTCCATGAACCAGCGCAGCCATCTGGGCACTACCTATCTGGACATAGCAAAAGGCGCTGTTGAGACTTTTATGAAG CTCCGAGGGAGAGATCCGGCGAGCCGAGGGGACCGGTACATGTTGGTAAATTATGAAGACATTCCGTTCGGGATCAAG GCGGGATGGAAGGAGAGCCACGCCACGTTCATGACGGAACTGAGGAATCTACAGGCCAACGGGCTCACCAGCATAGGCCAATCCCTAAGGACGGCCTTTGACCTGCTTAATCTCAATAGACTAGTCACTGGCATTGACAACTACGGTCAG GGAAGAAACCCATTCTTCCTGGAGCCCGCTATCATCATCGCCATCACCGACGGCAACAAGTTGACCACCAGCGGTGGCGTCCAGGACGAG CTCCACCTCCCACTGACGACGCCCCTGCCGGGTAGCGAGCTGACCAAGGAGCCCTTCCGTTGGGATCAACGTCTATTCGCGCTGGTCCTGCGCATCCCCGGCCACGCGTCGGTGGAGCCCGATCCGGTCGGCGGCGTCCCATCGGATGATTCGCCCATCACGCCCATGTGTGAAGTCACCGGCG GGCGCTCATATAGCGTGTTCTCCCAGCGCATGTTGAACCAGTGTCTGGAATCTCTGGTCCAAAAGATCCAGAGTGGCGTCGTCATTAACTTTGAGAAGACGGGGCCTGACCCTCTGCCGGTGGATG ATGCGCCACCTGAGAAGCCAGGCCTGCAACCTTGGCATTGTTGCCACAAGCTCATCTACGTCCGGCCCAATCCTAAAACGGGCGTTCCCATTGGACATTGGCCCATTCCCGAGGCCTTCTGGCCGGACCAGAACTCTCCTACGCTG CCCCCTCGTTCAGCGCACCCCCACGTTCGCTTCTCCTGCCTGGACTCGGAGCCCATGGTGATCGACAAGGTTCCCTTCGACAAGTACGAGCTGGAGCCCTCGCCACTCACGCAGTATATCCTGGAGAGGAAGTCTCCACACACCTGCTGGCAG GTGTTTGTATGCAACAGTGCCAAGTACAGCGACCTGGGCCAGCCCTTCGGCTACCTGAAGGCTAGCACGGCGCTAAACTGCGTCAACCTATTTGTCATGCCCTACAACTACCCTGTCCTCCTACCGCTTCTTG ACGATCTCATCAAAGTGCACAAATTCAAGCCCACCCTGAAATGGCGGCAGTCCTTTGAGAACTACCTAAAGACCATGCCTCCCTATTACATTGGG TCCTTGAGAAAAGCGCTAAGGATCATGGGAGCTCCCAACCTTCTGGCGGACAACATGGAGTACGGCCTGAGCTACAGTGTTGTTTCCTATCTTAAGAAGCTCAGCCAGCAG ACCAAAATGGAATACGACCGCCTGATCGCTTCCATCGGGAAGAAGGCGCCGCCCGAGACCGGCATCAAGGTACGATGGAGAGGCGGTGGCGGGATCTCGCTGGCCCAGCGCAGGGACTTCATTCAACAGCTTCAGAGCATCTCCAATGACGCCCCGGCGCCTCTCCTGGAACTCAATCCCAAAGAGTTCCAAGGATTTCACTTGGCGCTCCTCAACAAG GGCCTGAAACCTCAGAGCTTCCGGAACCCTTACGACATCCCACGCAGTCACCTTCTGGACCAGCTCAGCCGTATGAGGAGAAACCTTCTTAACACCACCGTCTGTACGCTGCGGGGCTGCGACGCAG ATCAACTCCACAGCGTTCCCATCGGCCAAATGGGCAACTACCAAGACTTCCTGAAAGCCGCTCCCCAACCCCTCCGCGACGCCGACCCCGAGCAGCCCAAGCGCCTGCACACCTTCGGCAACCCTTTCAAGCTGGACAAGAAG GGCATGATGATCGACGAGGCCGACGAATTTGTGACGAGCCCTCAGAATAAAGGGAAAAGACCCGCCGACAACAACATGACGGGCGGAGGACCAAAGAGAAGACGGTGCATGTCGCCCCTGCTGCGCCTGGGTCGGGCCTACACGCCTCCAATTACCCCGCCCGCTAGCCCGCGGCCCACCTCAG ATGCGGACGACGAGGACGGTGACGGCGACGGGGACAGTGACAGTGACGGCGATGGCGACGGGGACGGCGAAGGCGACGGCGAACCGGAACAGATCGTCAACCACCTGGATCAGAACCACCGCAGCAGCCCGGACCCGGACCCCACCCCCGACTCGGACAATCCCAGTCCGGCCGAAGCTCAGGAAAACCACTCGGACCCGCAGCACGTCTCGCCACGGGACAGCGAGGACGAGAATGGCGAGGAAAGGGAAgagagcggcggcggcgacgacgacgtGATACTGGTGGGCGAACACCTACCTCGGTACCTGTCGCCCGCCGCTCTGAAGAAGCACATCCAGAACGAGACCACCAAAGTCAACAACGAGCTGAGGGGGCTCATCACCAAGGAGATTCGCAAACCCGGCAGAC ACTATGAGAAGATCTTCTACTTCTTGAAGCAAATCCAAGGCACGCTGGACACTCGACTTATTTTCCTCCAAAACATCATCAAAGAGGCGGCCAG GTTCAAGAAGCGCGTTCTGATCGAGCAACTGGAGAACTTCCTGGAGGAAATCCACAACAGGTCCAACAACATCAACCACGTGGACGCGCTCTGA
- the serpine3 gene encoding putative serpin E3: protein MCRLPASAILAVLYLTSPLGGTSSPQAGLKNRQGGFAVALYGAAAAGSRADADLAVSPSGAAAALGLLQLGARGDTRAQLVAALGYDVNDVQVRELLLRWQAELNNSSSPLASKEAWLQQTCVLLVQSGIKLASGFAQNLQAWADVSLMRANQQQTNNTRRDEGWHPIQAGSSSGELSGSGEAQQAEVSASLAWWSPGHQMALLSSVAFRGVWQKQFHAVNTHYLHFLLLDGSTVKVPMMHQAAEVRFGQFQMPSSQRYSVLDLPYSGQSLVLQVVLPWDRKTPLSSLEAQLSYRHVASWETALRRTKMDVFLPRFKVHNRLNLRSTLGAMGIGDAFNPTEADFSGMSAEESLYVSEAFHDVTIEVTEEGTKAAAATAMLLLKRSRSPVFKADRPFLFLVKHVKTGSILFMGRVMNPADPSL from the exons ATGTGTCGGCTGCCCGCGTCGGCCATCTTGGCTGTCCTCTACCTGACGTCCCCTCTCGGAGGCACGAGCAGCCCGCAGGCCGGCCTGAAGAACCGGCAGGGCGGCTTCGCCGTGGCACTGTacggcgcggcggcggcgggctcccGCGCCGACGCCGACCTGGCGGTGTCGCCGTCCGGCGCGGCCGCCGCCCTAGGCCTGCTGCAGCTGGGCGCCCGGGGCGACACCAGGGCCCAGCTGGTGGCCGCCCTGGGCTACGACGTCAACG ATGTCCAAGTTCGCGAGCTATTGCTGCGGTGGCAAGCTGAACTGAACAACAGCAGCAGTCCGCTAGCGTCCAAGGAGGCGTGGCTACAGCAGACATGCGTCCTATTGGTCCAAAGCGGCATCAAGCTAGCTTCTGGATTTGCACAGAATCTGCAAGCCTGGGCCGATGTCAGCCTCATGAGAGCCAATCAGCAGCAGACTAACAACACACGCAGAG ACGAGGGGTGGCATCCTATCCAAGCAGGAAGTAGCAGCGGGGAACTGTCGGGGTCCGGTGAAGCTCAACAGGCCGAGGTTTCCGCGTCGTTAGCGTGGTGGTCACCTGGCCACCAGATGGCTCTCTTGAGCTCGGTGGCGTTCAGGGGCGTGTGGCAAAAGCAGTTCCACGCCGTCAACACGCACTATCTCCACTTCCTGCTCCTGGACGGCAGCACCGTCAAAGTACCCATGATGCACCAGGCCGCTGAGGTGCGCTTTG GTCAGTTCCAGATGCCGTCGTCCCAAAGGTACTCGGTCCTGGACCTTCCCTACTCCGGTCAGTCCCTCGTCCTCCAGGTGGTACTCCCTTGGGACCGAAAGACTCCCCTGTCCTCGCTAGAAGCTCAGCTTAGCTATCGCCACGTGGCCTCCTGGGAGACCGCTCTCCGCAGAACCAAGATGGACGTCTTCCTGCCGAG GTTCAAGGTGCACAACAGGTTGAACTTACGCTCCACGCTTGGCGCCATGGGAATCGGAGACGCGTTCAACCCGACGGAGGCCGACTTTTCGGGGATGTCGG CTGAGGAATCGCTCTACGTGTCCGAGGCCTTCCACGACGTCACCATCGAAGTCACGGAGGAAGGAACCAAGGCGGCCGCCGCCACGG CCATGCTGCTACTGAAACGCTCACGCTCCCCCGTCTTTAAAGCCGACCGACCTTTCTTGTTCCTGGTGAAACACGTCAAAACAG ggtCCATTTTGTTCATGGGCCGAGTGATGAACCCTGCCGACCCATCGCTTTGA